The proteins below come from a single Portunus trituberculatus isolate SZX2019 chromosome 2, ASM1759143v1, whole genome shotgun sequence genomic window:
- the LOC123504103 gene encoding protein CBFA2T2-like isoform X2, translating into MKLIKIECLGLRIDSQKMETGGGGGGGGGGGGGGGGGGGGSSIANPSSATNGSSVTNGVVGGGGGERPPPVPPPHPYSPPGAPQHKAAYTNGAHSPHSTVNGTPTPSPPALTSPPTPAHDHAHTTPGRDTQRQIAKVRRFLTTLHQFAADISQEVGERVRHLVLGLLSGAVTVEEFHVGLQEVTHFPLRPFVLPFLRSHLPLLQHHLHALARRAAMPVSQYVAVHEAAALDAASGEPTDFFSSEVTQGKRRHDGYFENGDGGGGGGGGGGGGGGGGGGGGSLSPPPSKRVGGLFSPPYPSVGVSPDPPTPHPKEYRTPAPPPDDEWKNIHVMLTCILSMVEKTRRALTMLQEREGGGGGGGGGGGGGGGGGGGGGGGGGGGGGGRQDYDAEVRRHAAELVAQSIRATEERVSEVKRKAEEAVSEVRRAAVAEVQRAVGAAEARAQELVAAERAKVDVLLREVGRRDPAEPRIDPQQACWNCGRKAHETCSGCNVARYCGPFCQHKDWDGHHKVCSPGLSSSSSSSSSSSSSSTPASSSSSTALVAALVSKAKFSKPDVPKGE; encoded by the exons ATGAAGCTGATCAAGATTGAGTGTTTGG gTTTAAGGATAGACTCGCAAAAAATGGAAactggcggtggcggcggtggtggtggtggcggcggtggtggtggtggtggtggtggtggtggtagcagtattgCCAACCCCTCTTCGGCCACTAACGGGAGCAGTGTTACCAATGGTGTGGTCGGGGGCGGGGGTGGGGAGAGACCGCCCCCcgtcccccctccccacccctaCTCTCCCCCAGGTGCCCCCCAACACAAGGCAgcgt acaCAAACGGCGCCCACTCCCCACACAGCACTGTCAACGGGACGCCCACTCCTTCTCCCCCTGCCCTCACCTCCCCGCCCACCCCCGCCCACGACCACGCCCACACCACGCCCGGCAGAGATACGCAGAGACAGATTGctaag GTTCGACGTTTCCTCACCACGCTTCACCAGTTCGCCGCAGACATATCTCaagaagtgggagagagagtgagacatcTCGTACTGGGActactg agcgGGGCAGTGACGGTAGAAGAGTTTCATGTCGGGCTTCAAGAGGTAACCCACTTTCCACTCCGTCCCTTCGTTCTTCCCTTCCTGCGCTCCCACCTGCCCCTCCTCCAGCACCACCTCCACGCCCTCGCCAGAAGAGCGGCCATg CCAGTGTCGCAGTATGTGGCGGTGCACGAGGCGGCTGCCCTGGACGCCGCCTCGGGGGAACCTACTGACTTCTTCTCCTCAGAGGTCACGCAGGGGAAGAGGCGACAtgacgg ATACTTCGAAaatggagacggaggaggaggaggagggggaggaggcggaggaggaggaggaggaggaggaggaggagggtctctctctccgccccctAGCAAGAGAGTGGGGGgccttttctctcccccctaCCCAAGTGTCGGGGTGAGCCCGGACCCCCCCACCCCACACCCCAAGGAGTACCGCACCCCCGCCCCCCCTCCGGATGATGAGTGGAAGAATATACATGTG atgctAACCTGTATTTTAAGCATGGTGGAGAAAACAAGACGGGCGTTAACTATGCtacaagaacgagaaggaggaggaggaggaggaggaggaggaggaggaggaggaggaggaggaggaggaggaggaggaggaggaggaggaggaggaggaggaggaagacaagactaCGATGCTGAGGTCAGGAGGCATGCTGCTGAATTAGTGGCGCAGTCAATAAGGGCAACTGAAGAGAGAGTGTCTGAGGTGAAGCGGAAAGCAG AGGAAGCGGTGTCAGAGGTACGAagggcggcggtggcggaggtGCAGAGAGCTGTGGGCGCGGCGGAGGCGAGGGCGCAAGAGTTGGTAGCGGCTGAGAGAGCGAAAGTGGACGTGCTTTTaagagaggtggggagaagaGACCCTGCGGAACCTCGGATTGACCCCCAGCAG gCGTGTTGGAACTGCGGTAGAAAGGCTCACGAGACATGTAGCGGATGTAATGTGGCGAGGTACTGTGGTCCATTCTGCCAACACAAAGATTGGGACGGACATCACAAGGTTTGCTCTCCtggtttatcttcctcttcctcctcctcttcctcctcttcctcctcctccacgcccgcctcctcctcctcctccacagcccTCGTAGCCGCCCTTGTTTCAAAAGCTAAGTTCTCAAAGCCTGATGTTCCCAAGGGTGAGTGA
- the LOC123504103 gene encoding protein CBFA2T2-like isoform X1 — protein MHAAMEPKTSGSSSSSTSSSSSSSSSIKQEETSREGAQETTGPLSPPPPHLPSSRAKGLRIDSQKMETGGGGGGGGGGGGGGGGGGGGSSIANPSSATNGSSVTNGVVGGGGGERPPPVPPPHPYSPPGAPQHKAAYTNGAHSPHSTVNGTPTPSPPALTSPPTPAHDHAHTTPGRDTQRQIAKVRRFLTTLHQFAADISQEVGERVRHLVLGLLSGAVTVEEFHVGLQEVTHFPLRPFVLPFLRSHLPLLQHHLHALARRAAMPVSQYVAVHEAAALDAASGEPTDFFSSEVTQGKRRHDGYFENGDGGGGGGGGGGGGGGGGGGGGSLSPPPSKRVGGLFSPPYPSVGVSPDPPTPHPKEYRTPAPPPDDEWKNIHVMLTCILSMVEKTRRALTMLQEREGGGGGGGGGGGGGGGGGGGGGGGGGGGGGGRQDYDAEVRRHAAELVAQSIRATEERVSEVKRKAEEAVSEVRRAAVAEVQRAVGAAEARAQELVAAERAKVDVLLREVGRRDPAEPRIDPQQACWNCGRKAHETCSGCNVARYCGPFCQHKDWDGHHKVCSPGLSSSSSSSSSSSSSSTPASSSSSTALVAALVSKAKFSKPDVPKGE, from the exons gTTTAAGGATAGACTCGCAAAAAATGGAAactggcggtggcggcggtggtggtggtggcggcggtggtggtggtggtggtggtggtggtggtagcagtattgCCAACCCCTCTTCGGCCACTAACGGGAGCAGTGTTACCAATGGTGTGGTCGGGGGCGGGGGTGGGGAGAGACCGCCCCCcgtcccccctccccacccctaCTCTCCCCCAGGTGCCCCCCAACACAAGGCAgcgt acaCAAACGGCGCCCACTCCCCACACAGCACTGTCAACGGGACGCCCACTCCTTCTCCCCCTGCCCTCACCTCCCCGCCCACCCCCGCCCACGACCACGCCCACACCACGCCCGGCAGAGATACGCAGAGACAGATTGctaag GTTCGACGTTTCCTCACCACGCTTCACCAGTTCGCCGCAGACATATCTCaagaagtgggagagagagtgagacatcTCGTACTGGGActactg agcgGGGCAGTGACGGTAGAAGAGTTTCATGTCGGGCTTCAAGAGGTAACCCACTTTCCACTCCGTCCCTTCGTTCTTCCCTTCCTGCGCTCCCACCTGCCCCTCCTCCAGCACCACCTCCACGCCCTCGCCAGAAGAGCGGCCATg CCAGTGTCGCAGTATGTGGCGGTGCACGAGGCGGCTGCCCTGGACGCCGCCTCGGGGGAACCTACTGACTTCTTCTCCTCAGAGGTCACGCAGGGGAAGAGGCGACAtgacgg ATACTTCGAAaatggagacggaggaggaggaggagggggaggaggcggaggaggaggaggaggaggaggaggaggagggtctctctctccgccccctAGCAAGAGAGTGGGGGgccttttctctcccccctaCCCAAGTGTCGGGGTGAGCCCGGACCCCCCCACCCCACACCCCAAGGAGTACCGCACCCCCGCCCCCCCTCCGGATGATGAGTGGAAGAATATACATGTG atgctAACCTGTATTTTAAGCATGGTGGAGAAAACAAGACGGGCGTTAACTATGCtacaagaacgagaaggaggaggaggaggaggaggaggaggaggaggaggaggaggaggaggaggaggaggaggaggaggaggaggaggaggaggaggaggaggaagacaagactaCGATGCTGAGGTCAGGAGGCATGCTGCTGAATTAGTGGCGCAGTCAATAAGGGCAACTGAAGAGAGAGTGTCTGAGGTGAAGCGGAAAGCAG AGGAAGCGGTGTCAGAGGTACGAagggcggcggtggcggaggtGCAGAGAGCTGTGGGCGCGGCGGAGGCGAGGGCGCAAGAGTTGGTAGCGGCTGAGAGAGCGAAAGTGGACGTGCTTTTaagagaggtggggagaagaGACCCTGCGGAACCTCGGATTGACCCCCAGCAG gCGTGTTGGAACTGCGGTAGAAAGGCTCACGAGACATGTAGCGGATGTAATGTGGCGAGGTACTGTGGTCCATTCTGCCAACACAAAGATTGGGACGGACATCACAAGGTTTGCTCTCCtggtttatcttcctcttcctcctcctcttcctcctcttcctcctcctccacgcccgcctcctcctcctcctccacagcccTCGTAGCCGCCCTTGTTTCAAAAGCTAAGTTCTCAAAGCCTGATGTTCCCAAGGGTGAGTGA